In the genome of Nicoliella spurrieriana, the window TCAATTGGGATCATTTGATGATGCTGATGCATGGTTATTAAAGTCATTGGGACGGTCGGCGAATACGCTAATTTTAGTCCCGATTGCTTTTGATCCGCACCAGTTGGTGTTTATCATTCAGGTCTTGGATAAGCACGCAATGCAGACTGGTGGCGATGGAGAAGTCAGGACCTTTAGCGTGACTGCTGATGGTCAAATTAAAAACAGCGCCGTTGATTAATTTCAACAGCGCTGTTTTGTTAGGCACTCAGCCGATTATAGTAGTTCATCATTGTGATTTGGTAGTACGGGTACACAAAGATGCCCAAGACCGGAAGAATGGTAAACGAGGTAACGATTGATAATAAGATCCACCAGCCGATGAAGCTCAGCGACAGGAGGAACAATTCACCCTTGTGGCCATCCATTAACCGCCGACTAAGCGTAATTGCTTGCAACGGGGTAATTCGATTACCACTAACGTAGGCGTCCCGATAAATGTAGACCGCCTGTGAATATGAAAATGATTTAACCACTCCAGGAACGATGAATAGCAATAGCCATAGGAAGATAAAAATGTATTCTAACAGGATTGTTGCAATCACCCCGAAGATGAGCTTGGTGCTAAAGATAGCGGTGGATTTACCGAACGCGCCGGTGTGCTCAGTCTGATTACGAATTAGTGATAGGATTTGGAAACTAATTCCAGCACCTACAATTGCAGTAATGAATGAAATGAGGTAGTAAAAATTAATTTCACCATTATAGTGCCCCGTAAAATTAGTGATTGCATCCGTCGTTCCAGCTAAGAGGGCGTTGGACGCCTGCCCACTAATGTGATTGGCCACTAATCCGCTTAGTGATTGTAAGATCAAGAATGGTAAATATAAGATGAAGTAGAATCCGAAGTTTTTTAATAATTCTTGATTCGCATCCCGCTTTAAATCTGCAAAGTTCATTGTGTGCCTCCAGTAATTAAGATACTAATATTTTAACATAAAAAGCTGATGGAATTTTCTCCATCAGCTTTGCTAATCATTATGCCTTTTTACTAAAGCGTTTTGAAATTAGTTTATCCAATTCAGATAGGGTCAGAACTACGATTCCGGCTGCGATTGAAATTAACCAACCGGAGAATGGAATGCTAGCAGTCTTGAATGCTTCTTGCATGAATGGCAAGTAAGTCAACAGGAGTTGTAACCCAATCATAATCCCAATAATCCAGAATGCAGCTGGATTACTGAAGAGGGCCTTGGAGAAGAGTGGTTCGCTAGTCCGAATGTAGAACAGGTAGAAAATCTTCCCGAACACGATTACGTTTACGACCACCGTACTTGCAACTTCAACGCTCCAGCCACTTGCGATTAATGAATCAAAAACCACGATTCCACAAATGGCCATTACAGAAGCAATGTATGCCATTCGCAGCATATCAAATTTATTCAACAGCGAGCTATTGTTATCCCGGGGTTGTTTTAACATGATATCCTTTTCAGCCGGCTCAAAGATGAACACGAATTGAATCGTAATGGCCGAAACCATGTTAATCCATAGTAACTGCGTCGCATTTAACGGCATGTCATTCTTAGTCAAGATTGTAAATGCAATGATTAACCCTTCAGCAAATGAGGTGGGTAGCAAGAATTTGATACTCTTCTTGATATTATCATAGATCCGCCGGCCTTCCTTGATGGCGGTGGATAACGTACCGAAGTTATCATCGGTCAAGACCATGTCGGCAGAATCCTTAGCAACGTCGGTTCCCTTGATTCCCATGGCAACCCCGATGTCAGCCCGTTTTAATGCGGGGGCATCGTTGATCCCATCACCGGTCATGGCAGTGACCTTTCCGGCAGCTTGAAGCGCCTTAATGATTTGAAGCTTGTTTTGCGGTGTGGTTCTAGCGAAGACTTGGTTTTCTAAGACCGCCTTCGTGAATTCCGCTTCTGAAAGTTGGTCTAACTCGGCTCCGGTAATTGCATGAATTTCAGGAGCAAGCCCTAATTTTTCACCAATTGCCTTAGCAGTGACCGGGTTATCACCGGTAATCATCTTGACTTCCACTCCCGCGGCGTTCATTTCACGGAGGGCTTGGACCACTTCTTCACGTGGTGGATCAATGATGCCGGCTAAGCCTAAGAACTGGATTCCGGAATTAATTAGCTCGTGGCTAATCTCAGTGGTGTCATCAGCAACCGGTTTGTAACCAACTGCGATGACCCGTTTCCCAGTCTTAGAGAGGGCATGGACCTTAGCTGCCCAGTCCTCGGTATCAAAGTCTGAATCCGCCTTTTTAGCAAGGGCTAAGACCTTATCGGGCGCCCCCTTAACAAAGAGCGTCTTGTTACCATCTGGATCTTGAACGACCTTCCCCATGTAACGAAAAGCGGAATCGAATGGTAATAAATCAACTTCCGTAAAATCAGGGTCAGTGGTGGTCTGCATCCCCTTATGATAAAGGGTTAAGAAGGCTCCATCGGTCGGTTCACCGTTAATTTCCCACCGGCCATCTTCTAGGTTTAGGGTCGTATCGTTAGCCTCAAATCCAGCGGTCAAGAAGCGGGTAAGCTCCTGACTCTGCACGGGTTGATTTTGAGCGTCTAAAATCTGGCCCTCTGGTTGATAACCAGTTCCGGTCACGTGGTAGGTCCCATTTGGTAATAACACATCGGTCGCCGTCATTTCATTTTGAGTCAGCGTCCCGGTCTTATCAGTGGCCACCACATCGACGGACCCCAGCGTTTCAACGGCTGGCAGGCTCTTAACGATGGTGTTTTTGTTCTTAGCCATGTCACTAACCCCACGGGATAGGACCACGGAAGTCGTGGCTGGTAATCCTTCTGGAATCGATCCCACGACCATTGCTACGACGGCGAGGGCGAGGACTGAAACTGAGTAGGTCTCAAAGTATAGTCCAATCAAGAAGAGGATGACTGAGACCCCCATGATCACGTATGAAACCCACTTCCCAAGGCTGTCTAGTTCCTTCATTAACGGCGTTTTTCGTTCGGTCGTATTGTTAACTTCCTGGGAAATCTGGCCGATTTCAGTGTCATTTCCAGTCGCGATTACGACTCCGGTCCCACTTCCGGAAGTAACGGAAGTATAGGAGAAGGCCATGTTCGCCTGTTCGGCTAGCGATGGATTATCCTGGGTCATCACGGCGGCATCCTTTTCGATTGAATCGGATTCACCGGTCAACGCAGATTCTTGAATCCGGAGGTTATCGGTATCCACTAGCCGTAAGTCGGCGGGAACCCGGTCACCGGCTTCAAGGAAGACGACGTCGCCCACGACGATGTCGCTGGTCGGAATGTCGATTCGCTTGCCGTCACGGTAAACGGTCGAATTAGTGGCTAAAATCGATTTAATTTTTTCTAATGCGTTCGAAGCGTTTGCTTCCTGGTAGTAACCAATGATGGCGTTTGCTAGGACCACTAACGTAATGATCAGTGAGTCTGAGTAGTGACGCATCAAGAGGGTTATGATTGCAGAAAGAATTAGTACATAGATAATGACTTCATTAAATTGGCGCAGGAATAGCTTTAATTTGGAGTCCTTCTTGAACTTTAGCTCATTGGGTCCATTTTGGGCTAGTCGTTCACTTGCTTGTGAGCTCGTCAGTCCGCTTTCAAAATCTTTAATCTGATACTTATTCTGAATTTCCTTGTCAGTTAATTTAAAATCCTTCATTGTGTTCTCCTTAAGTATAAGCTAAAACTAATGGTCAACATTAACTTAGCTAACTACTCAATTAGAATGTAATGAAGAGCAATGATGAACCTTGGTCTTAACAGATCAGGGCCACTATCCATGTGCTACACCTCCTCTTAAAGTAATCATTATCATATCAAAAATAATGGCCATTGGGTATAGTTGTTAATAAAATTTTAACAAAATGATGGTAAGAAACATTAAATATTGGTAAAATAAGCATAAAGAGTCATATCGATGCTAAAGGATTTTAATCACAGGAGAGTAATTATGAAATTAAAACAATTAGGAACCGGACTATTGCTAGCACTACCATTATTAATGGTCCCTGCTGTTACTAGCGCAAGCGCTGATACCCAGGCCGTGGGAGCAGTGAACGCTGGAAAGTCGTCGTCCCAATCGAACAACTCGACTCGTTCTGATTTCTTCAAAATGAGAATGAAGGGCCGCCAACACCGGATGACGCATTTCAATATGCATAAGAAGTTGACGAACTTAAATCCACGTCCCCAATTAAATAAGTAAATTAAAAACGCCTTCTGGATGCTTCCAGGAGGCGTTTTATTGAAGATTGAAATTATTTTTGGCCGTCTACTAGTTTAACGTAGTAATTAGCATAGGTTAGTTTGGTGTATGGAGTGACATAGAAGATGCCCGCAAGCCCTAAGGTTACTGCACTTAATACATACCAGAAGAAGAAACTCCACCATAAGAGGAAGAATTGCCCCTTGTGGCCATCCATTAATTGGCGGCTTTGCGTAATCGCTTCATTATAACTAATGGGGCTATCACTATCAATTGCATCCCGGAAAATGAATTGGGACTGGGAGTAGGCCAGGTTAGTCTTGATGTACACAAAAATCGCTCCCGCAATGAAGATCACCGTGCCCAAAAAGACTGCAACTGCAGCTCCAGCACTTTCGTGGTTAATCAACAATACGATTCCGACTACAATCCCAGTGGCTAAAACAACTGCCAGGGTCCATAGGATCGTGTAAACCAACTTGAGCAGGCCGACCATGAAGGCGCCGAAGAAGTAATCTCCCCGGGTAAAGATGTTAAAGGCCTTTTGGAAGCCACCCTTAAAGTCATTTTCTTGGCCACGCATCGCTTTGATCATGATGAACATGGCACTTAACAATAGGGCACCGGTCAATAAGCCTAATAATCCGGGTCCATATGAAACGTTATCGTTTAGACTTTCGTAGTATGCACTGGGATCATTACTAACCATTCTGCTAACGTTGAAGTAATTCGGGTAAGTGAGCCCAAATGAAATAACGTTTAATATATAAGTCGGCAATAACAACAATAAGAAGAAGCCATAGTGTGGATTTAACTGTTCCTTGGCCTCATTCTTTAAATCAGCAAATTTCAAAATATCCCTCCTAGAGTAATCATTTTCCATTATACCGAATTTTTCACTCAGTTTAAACAATTATTAAGAATTAGTAATTGCTTTTAAGAGCTGCTGCTGTAAAGCCGTTAACTCTGGAAATGGGTAGTTCGCCCGGTTTAAGAAGAAAAACTGCCGTTCAAAGTTGCTGTCGAGCGGTTCGAAGGGGATGCCAACCGGGAGGACGTCCCGGGAGATGATCGACTGTCCAATCCCAGCCGCTAACAACCTGACGATTAGATCGTTATTATCGATTAAAATCCGGTTTGCCGGCGCGAAATTACGTTGTTTGAAGAATTCCTCGGTGTAGTGGTACACCCCCGAGCCATTTTCGCGTTCTAACCAGGTGTCGCTATTGAAGTTCCCAGCGTGGACTAATACGTCGGTTTGAAAGGCCGTCCGCTCGATGTTGGGGGTCACAATTGCCTTTTCGATTAGTCCGAATTCCAGTTGGTGGTTTTCCATTTGTTCAGCGATGACGGTCGAATTGGTCACGGTCAGTTCCAAACTGATTGATTGGGGAATTTTGAGCTGCTTTAATACGGTGGTGATGACAACGTCGGCAGTCGTGTTTGAAATCCCGATCCGACATGGAATCCGGTGGGGGTGGTGGTTAGTTAACTGGCGTTGCAGCGCTTGTTCCTTTTCAAAGATACTGACACCCGCGGCATAGAGTTGCTCGGCTAGCCCGGTCGGGACGACCTGACTGCGTGAATTACGGGTAAATAACTGGCCGTTCAATAGGGTCTCTAGCTTCTTAATCTGTTGGGAGATCGATGATTGGGAGACGAACAGTTGCTTTGCAGCTTGCGAAAAGTTACGGTTCTCGTACACGGCCCGAAAGGCTAGGAAGTATTTAAACATTTGGCGTGCTCCTTTTAATTCGTTTTAGTAATAGTAACTATTATAATTATTAACTTCTCTTATCAAAAGTCAATTGTTATAATGAAAACATTAATAAATGCGGAGATGATAAAATGGTAAGCACGATTAAAGATAGAACCCCTGGCTTTGCGGTTGCACTAGTGGTTGCAATCGTAAGTCAATTTTTGACATTGGTGATTCCAGACGTTGGGGCCGCCACGATTTCAATTATTTTAGGGATTATTCTGGGCAATACGTTCGTGAAGCAGGCGGTACTAAGCGCCGGC includes:
- a CDS encoding LysR family transcriptional regulator, producing MFKYFLAFRAVYENRNFSQAAKQLFVSQSSISQQIKKLETLLNGQLFTRNSRSQVVPTGLAEQLYAAGVSIFEKEQALQRQLTNHHPHRIPCRIGISNTTADVVITTVLKQLKIPQSISLELTVTNSTVIAEQMENHQLEFGLIEKAIVTPNIERTAFQTDVLVHAGNFNSDTWLERENGSGVYHYTEEFFKQRNFAPANRILIDNNDLIVRLLAAGIGQSIISRDVLPVGIPFEPLDSNFERQFFFLNRANYPFPELTALQQQLLKAITNS
- a CDS encoding HAD-IC family P-type ATPase; this encodes MKDFKLTDKEIQNKYQIKDFESGLTSSQASERLAQNGPNELKFKKDSKLKLFLRQFNEVIIYVLILSAIITLLMRHYSDSLIITLVVLANAIIGYYQEANASNALEKIKSILATNSTVYRDGKRIDIPTSDIVVGDVVFLEAGDRVPADLRLVDTDNLRIQESALTGESDSIEKDAAVMTQDNPSLAEQANMAFSYTSVTSGSGTGVVIATGNDTEIGQISQEVNNTTERKTPLMKELDSLGKWVSYVIMGVSVILFLIGLYFETYSVSVLALAVVAMVVGSIPEGLPATTSVVLSRGVSDMAKNKNTIVKSLPAVETLGSVDVVATDKTGTLTQNEMTATDVLLPNGTYHVTGTGYQPEGQILDAQNQPVQSQELTRFLTAGFEANDTTLNLEDGRWEINGEPTDGAFLTLYHKGMQTTTDPDFTEVDLLPFDSAFRYMGKVVQDPDGNKTLFVKGAPDKVLALAKKADSDFDTEDWAAKVHALSKTGKRVIAVGYKPVADDTTEISHELINSGIQFLGLAGIIDPPREEVVQALREMNAAGVEVKMITGDNPVTAKAIGEKLGLAPEIHAITGAELDQLSEAEFTKAVLENQVFARTTPQNKLQIIKALQAAGKVTAMTGDGINDAPALKRADIGVAMGIKGTDVAKDSADMVLTDDNFGTLSTAIKEGRRIYDNIKKSIKFLLPTSFAEGLIIAFTILTKNDMPLNATQLLWINMVSAITIQFVFIFEPAEKDIMLKQPRDNNSSLLNKFDMLRMAYIASVMAICGIVVFDSLIASGWSVEVASTVVVNVIVFGKIFYLFYIRTSEPLFSKALFSNPAAFWIIGIMIGLQLLLTYLPFMQEAFKTASIPFSGWLISIAAGIVVLTLSELDKLISKRFSKKA
- a CDS encoding DUF975 family protein → MKFADLKNEAKEQLNPHYGFFLLLLLPTYILNVISFGLTYPNYFNVSRMVSNDPSAYYESLNDNVSYGPGLLGLLTGALLLSAMFIMIKAMRGQENDFKGGFQKAFNIFTRGDYFFGAFMVGLLKLVYTILWTLAVVLATGIVVGIVLLINHESAGAAVAVFLGTVIFIAGAIFVYIKTNLAYSQSQFIFRDAIDSDSPISYNEAITQSRQLMDGHKGQFFLLWWSFFFWYVLSAVTLGLAGIFYVTPYTKLTYANYYVKLVDGQK
- a CDS encoding DUF975 family protein, yielding MNFADLKRDANQELLKNFGFYFILYLPFLILQSLSGLVANHISGQASNALLAGTTDAITNFTGHYNGEINFYYLISFITAIVGAGISFQILSLIRNQTEHTGAFGKSTAIFSTKLIFGVIATILLEYIFIFLWLLLFIVPGVVKSFSYSQAVYIYRDAYVSGNRITPLQAITLSRRLMDGHKGELFLLSLSFIGWWILLSIVTSFTILPVLGIFVYPYYQITMMNYYNRLSA